A stretch of DNA from Sesamum indicum cultivar Zhongzhi No. 13 unplaced genomic scaffold, S_indicum_v1.0 scaffold00249, whole genome shotgun sequence:
ATCTAAATTTGTTGTTGATCGTTGGAATTTTTGCCGTTAGTTAGCTGAAATTTTTTACGGGGTTTGGGCTGTCGCCAGTGATCTGGCTGAATTGTCGCTGGAGCTTTGCCGAAGGTTTGACTGAGTGCTGACTAGGAGTTGTTGGACTAGggttttgatttatttgactgGACCCATTTGGGGGTTTGATTACCTTGGGATTGACTGAGCCTGATGTTTGCTACGATGTTTCAGCTGAAAATGCCGACAAGAAAACTGTCTCTTTTACGGGATTATTCAGCACCAACCGCACGATTACCGATGCAAACAAACTCACCAAATTTGCAGTTGATGATGGCCCACTCACCTTGGGGTCCAATGACTTGCTTGACGTCCGAACCAAACTAGGTTTCTGCCTCGTCGACTACATTACCGAGCAAGTTCGCGGGACTGAAGGCGATCCGTGCGCTTTCCCAATCTTGGGGATCCAGCTTCCAACAACATGAGAGTGACTGGTTAGTTTTCAGATCTGCACACGAGGAGGACAGGCAGCGTATCTTGGCCGATGGGCCCTATTTCGTCTACGGACGGCCTCTCCTTTTAAAGCATATGCCGGAATGCTTCAAATTCAAGGAGGATGATATTAGTCTCACACTGGTCTGGGCCACACTTCCATCACTCCCCCTTGAGTGTTGGCATCCTAACGCCCTTGGCAAAATTGGTTGGAGACTTGGCACGCCCATTGCCATGGACTCGTTAACAATGAAGACGGAACGGGTTTCGTATGGCAGAATCCTGGTAGAGGTGGATGCATCGAAGAAACTCATTGACCAAGTGGAGTTTGTTATGCTAAACGACGTAACCCGTAAGCAGCCGGTCATGTACGAGTTCATGCCCAAGTTCTGCACTGTTTGCAACACGTTTGGGCACTTGCAGGAGGCCTGCCAAGGCCCTCACTTTCCGGCCGTTCCTGCCACAGCAGCCCCCGTTGCTGCACTTGTTAAGCCGAAAGGCAAAAAAGACTATGCCTGCCGAATGGACGGTGGTgcaaaggagaaataagggCAAAACCATTGAGGCTGTGAAACCGACATCATAAGTGCAGCGGCCGATTTCTCCACCGGCCGACAAGGTGAAGAAGGGACATCCGGCTTCGAAGACACTGCAACCACTCAAACTTAAAAGGAATGAGGTGCCCTTACCGGTGGACGCATCCTTGTGATTGCGGGGTCTGCCGAAGCCGGCGAGTCCCTTTTGCACCATTGTCGTCCGGTGGAAAAGTCGGTCACTGCACTTTTGATGTCGGTTTAAAGGCCTCAATGGCTTTTCCATTATTTCTCCTGTGCACCACCGTCCATTCGGCAGGCTTAATCTTTTTTGCCTCTGTCGGCTTAACAAGTGCAGCAGCGGGGGCGACTGTGGCAGGAAAGGCTGATACCAGAGGGCCTTGGCAGGCCTCCTGCAAGTGCCCAAACTTCTTGCAAACAGTGCATAACTGGGGCGTGAACTCGTACACGACCGGCTGCTTATGGGTTACACCATTTGGCATAACAAAATCCACTTGCTCAATGAGTTTCTTCGATGCATCCACCTCTACCAGGACTCTGAGATACGAAACCCGTTCCATCTTCATTGTTAACGAGTCCATGACAATGGGCGTGCAAAGTCTCGAACCAGTTCTGTTGAGGGCATTAGGATGTCAACACTCAAGGGGGAGTGATGGAAGTGTGGCCAACACCAGTGTGAGACTAATATCCTCCTTGAATTCGAAGCGTTCCGGCATATGCTTCAAAAGGAGCGGCGTTCCGTAGACGAAATAGGGCCCACCGGCTAAGATACGCTGCCTGTCCAACTCGCGTGCAAATCTGAAAATTAACCAGCCACTATCATGCTGTTGGAAGCTTGATCCCCAAAATTGGGAAAGTGCACGGATGTCTTTCAATCCCGCAAACTTGTCGGCAATGTAGCTGACGAGACTGAAACCCAGTTTGGTTAGGACGTCAAGCAAGTTATTGGACCCCAAGGTGAGTAGGCCATCATCAACTGCAAATTTGCTGAGTTTGTTTTCATCGGTAGGTTTACGGTTGGTGCTGAATAATCCCGCTAAAGAGACAGTTTTCTTGCCGGCATCTTCAGCGAAAGCATCTTTTATCGGCTATTTTTCTTCCGGTCGAGAGGCAGTTGCATTCGGTGCATCATCTTTCTGATAAAGGAGGAAGAAGCCTCCAAGTCAGAAATAAAATCACTAAAACCCAAATGATTAACCTTACCGGAAGTGGTGGTGGCGTCAGGTTGCTGGCCGGCCGGTTTGGTGGTCAACTGTCGGACTGCTGCAACAGTTTTGAAGGATTCGGCTGCTGCCGATGACTGGCTGAAGGGCTGGCCGGCAGCAGCATTTTCAGCAGGTTTCCTTGATTTCTTGGTCATTGCCATAGCAGGATTTTTAGGCAAAATTGGATGTGTAGCAACGACAGAAAATTGCAGCACCAAAAGTGGAAACGGCTGCACCAAAAGTGGAAACTGCtgcagaaaattcaaaatggcAGCAGGAAAAGTGCAGACTGTGCAGCAGCAGCGCAGTTATTGCAGCAaccagaaattcaaaattcaaatggaaAGACCCCTCCTACCACCGGGAAGTTGAGTTTGGCCAAAGAAAATGGTAGAAAAGGCTCAGTAGCAGCAAATGGCTGCAACGTGCAGGAAATTTTCGCCAAAACAACAAGCAAATAGAAGCAGCGGCTGAAATTTGGAAAAAGCAGCAGAAACTGTTTCTCACCTTCGGTGGAGGCTTTGCAAATGAAGAGCAAGGCAAGAAAATGCGTTTAATCGGTCCAGAATTTGCAGAAACTTGAAGAAGATTCATTAAAGAGCAAATCAAAGTTGATGCGCTCTGGAGAGAAAGATGAGCATTcgttttagagagagaaatacTCTTGACCTACTGAGAGAGCTCTTTCTTGAGAGCTCTTCTTGATTCTATGGGTGGTCGTGCATGTTCGTTCTTAGTTGGTGGAGCAATTTGTCTGGTTAATTCCGTTAACAAACGAGACCTCAGCCTGCTAACTAGCTATCCGGAGGTATCCCTTCGCGGCCAGTTTCTTAGAGGGAATATGGCCTTTTAGGCCGCCGAAGTTTGAGGCAATAATATGTCTGTGATGCTCTTAGATGTTCTGTGCCACATACGCGCTACACTAATGTATTCAACGAGTCTAAGCCTTGGCCGACAAGCCTGGGTaatctttgaaatttcatCGTGATGGGGATAGATCATTGCAGTTGTTGGTCTTTAACAAGAAATTCCTAGTAAGCGTGATTCATCAGCTCGCATTGACTACGTCCCTGCCATTTGTAAACACCGCCCGTCGTTGTCAGCCACGATCAGGGCGACGGAGTTTCGCGGGCATATCAACTGCCCGGGCTTTGGCCGCCGCCTCAATCCGCGCTGGTCCACGCCCTGAGCCGATCGGCGGACCGGCTCTCGCTGTTCCACATCCGACCGGGGCGCATCGCTGGCCCCCATCCACTTCCCTCCCAACAATTTCAAGTACTCTTTAACTCTCTTTTCAAAGTCCTATTCATCTTTCCCGCGCGGTACTTGTTCGCTATCGGTCTCTCGCCCGTATTTAGCCTTGCACAGAATTTACTGCCCAATTGAGGCTGCTTTCCCAAACAACCCGACTCACCGACAACGCCTCGTGGTGCAACAGGGTCCGGGCACGACGGGGCACTCACCCTCTCTAGCGCCCCTTTCCAGGGGACTTGGGCCCGATCTGCTGCTGAGGACGCTTCTCCAGACTACAATTCGGACAGCGAAGCCACCCGATTCTCAAGTTGGGCTTTTCCCGGTTCCCTCGCCATTACTATGGAAATCCTTGTAAGTTTCTTTTCCTCCGCTTATATATGCTTAAACTCAGCGGGTGATACCGCCTGACCTGGGATCGCGGTCGGAGGCGCTGGCGCCTTTGGGTCCAACGTGATGCCCGAGCGGACGACGCCGACCGCAGTATGACACCATGCGAGTTAAGGGTTCAACCACCACTGGTCATGACGAGCATCACCGCAGGATCGCATTTGTGCCGGCCGCACGCTATTGGGCACGGGAGGCCAATGTCCGCCCCCCACAAGATGCGGGGTGGGCGATGCGATGCGTGACGCCCAGGCAGACCTGCACTGGCCTAATAGCCTCGGGCGCAACTTGCGTTCAAAACTAGATGGTTCATGGGATTCTACAATTCACACCAAGTATCGCATTTCACTATGTTCTTCATCTATGCGATAGCCGAGATATCCGTTGCCGAGAGTAGTTTTGACATTCGAGAGACGTCCCCTCCGCCCGTGCACCCTGCGGACGGGGGCCACATGCGGCCTTAGCGCGTACCGTCGGGGGTTCGTTAGCCCGCACGGCGCACGCGTGAGCGCGCACCGACGGGAGAGGAGGCTGGATGGGGGCATTCGCCCTATGCTCGGGCCCCAGTTTTGTTGATAACTTATTCGCGGTCTGTTTTTGCATGTTTCGACGATGATCCTGCTGGAGGTTCACCTACGAAAACCTTGTTACAACTTATCCTTCCTCAAAATGATAAAGTTCAATGGACTTCTCACGACTCGCGGGCAGCGAACCGCCCACGTCGCctttatccaaacacttcaCCGGAGCATTCAATCGATAGGAGCGACAGGCGGTATGTACAAAGGGCAGGGACATAGTCAACGCGAGCTGATGACTCGCGTTAACTACAGAAACTGTTTCTCACCTTCGGTGGAGGCTTTGCAGACGGCAAGACAGcttcaaaactcaaaaatcGTTCGGTAGAAACGAAGAGCAACGGAAGAAGATGCGTTTAATTGGTCCAGAATTTGCAAAAACTTGAAGAAGATTCATTAAAGTGCAAATCAAAGTTGAGGCACACTAGAGAGAAGTAGGAGCATTCAATCTAGAGGGAGAAACACTCTTGACCTACTGAGAgagctcttttttttttttttttttggtgaaacgTAAGTTTCATTCATCCAAGAATATTTACAGTATACTCCGAGCATACCTAGAGATATACAAAGGCACGAAGAATATCCATCTGGAACGGGAGCCTTGTTGTCGCTAATATGGAATATGGCATCTTGACCTCTAACGGCGTGACTGCCCGGCAAAGCTCCGCGGTATGCTCGGGGGAGAGTATAGGGCCCCATTCAAACACACCACCATCGACAGGGAGGGTGTGAGCCTCGGTGCCCAAGAGTGATGTGTAGTAATCAACGAACTCTTGGGCAATATCCTCGGCAGCAGTGATAACAGTGTCGTCCGCCCAAGTGACTGCCCCGATGGAATTCCATGCGACATTCCTCTTCACCATGTCGTTGAAGAACTTGGTCTTGTAGTTCCCCACTTTAAGAAAGTGGATTTTAGCTTTCTGATAGAAGAAGTGTCGTTCGGCCTCGACAAGGAAAACGGCCTTCCTCCTAAGATCTCCTAAAGAGTCTCGGAGCACCACATCTCCCAAATTAGATTCAAGTTGACTCTGGGCATCTTGCAGTGCAAGCTTAGCCTCTTTCGCCCTAGCAGAGATGTGGCTGTAGTGCTGCTTGTTGAATGCCTTGAGCGCGCTTTTAAATGTTTTCAGTCTCCTACAAAGGCTGAATTGCGACGTTCCCTCCATGCTCAAGTTCCATCTTGCTTCAACAGTAGCTAAGAAATTATGATCTGCCCACATATTGAAAAAGTGAAACGGTTTTGGCATAGTGGGTGCATGATCAAAGATAGAAACAATACCTGGAGAGTGGTCGGAAAGGCATTCCGGTGGGTGGAAATGGGCGCTGCAATACAAATCGGCCTAAAACCATTCATTGTTGTATAAGACCCGATCGAGCTTGCACCATACAGGATTGCTTTCATTGTTGGAATACTATGTGTAGTAGCAGCCCATAGTGGGAACATCGAGTAATCCAAGCGCTACACAGTACTCCACAAAATCCTTAAGCTCATACCAAGACGGGACCACTCCAAGCTACTTCTCCTCGGGAGATTTCACACAATTGAAATCGCTCATAATAAGCCATGGCATGCTCAGTGTTAGTCCCAAATCAGAAAGCTTCTCCCACATGCTCCTTCTATTGACAATAGAATAAAGACCATATGTAAATGAGATATAGAAGGAGAGTTGAGAGGACTTATTCGTGGCACGGCAGTGGATCACTTGAGGCGATATATCCTCGGGATGTAGGTCAATGACTGTCGGGTCCGAAACCACAAGAATGCGTCCACCGGCTATGGTGTCAAAGTTGTTGGTTTGGCACCATCCCAAAAATGAGCGGCTAAAAATCTTCAGGATAGATGATACTGCAAgctttgtctccaaaatgccCAGGAGGCAAAGCCGGTTATTCTTAATGAGGTGGGCAACCCCATTGTGTTTGAGAGGCTGGTTAAAGCCCCTCACATTCCAAAATCCAATCTTCATGGGGATAGAGGGGGAAACTCCCCTCCGGCCTGCTTTTTCAGTTTGTTGCCGGTCGTTGCAATCTCATCAGTTTTTGTTCCCTGCATTGCATGTTGCGCGGCCGTCGGGGAATCAGTTGATGAGCACTCTAAATATGCCGGAGAAGCAACCTCCTTATCCTTAGGCTATGGAACCTTCATGGTTAGCCGTCCCTGTTCCACCTTGCCCGCCGGTGGAGAAGTCGGTTGTTGCGCCTCCACTATCAGCTTGGCTACAGTAACCGTAGCTTTGCCCTTGTTCCTCCTCTGCACGACCGTCCATTCAGCAAAGTTTTTTCTTTGCTGCCTCTGCCGGCTTAACAGGTGCAGCAAGGGTGGCAGCGGCACAGACAGCTGCGGCGGGGAACAGCCGGTAGACCATGGCATATCTCTTGCAAGTGCCCAAATCTGTTGCAGGCTGTGCAGAATTTTAGGGTGAATTCGTAAACCACCGGATGCTTTCGGGTTATGCATGTCTCTCACCTCTCGCAAATTCCGTCCGAGCGAGAATCCCGTCAAGCTCCTCATTTTGGATGCCCGCTGTGAAAATGCTTGACTTCGAGGTATTGACGGAGAGGCCGGATGCGTCCCTGAACTCTTGGAGACATTCCATCAAAATGTGGATAGATGGAAGGTCGCCACAGGAGAAAAGCATGAGGTCGTCGGCGAAGAGGAGGTGCGTGATTTTCAACTTCTCGCACTTGGGGTGAAAGTTGAAGTCCGAAGTGGTTGTTTTCCTCTTGACCAATCGAGAGAAATATTCCATGCAAAGAAGGAAGAGGGCCGGCGACATCGGGTCTCCTTGCCTAAGGCCTTTCTTCCCCGGAAAAAACCCGTGAAGGGAGCCGTTCAATGCcactgaaaaagaagaattgcAAACGCATTTCATAATCCAATTTATAAACAGTGGTGGAAAACCATACCCGTGAAGCACTCGAACGAGAAATGACCATGAGACCGAATCGAATGCCTTGCGTAGATCGACATTGATAGTACATCGAGGTGAAATTCATTTCCTCGAGTACTGTCGCACCATTTCTTGGgccaagaaaatattgtcAGTGATATTGCAGCCTCCAACGAACGCTGCTTGGCATCGGTCAATCAGGTGCTCCAAAACAGGCGCTAGCCGGTCCGAGATGATTTTTGTGATGGCATTGTAGATCACATTGCAGCACGAAATCAGCCGGTAATCCGCAACAGAGGTGGAATGATCTGATTTCGGCACAAGGGCAATGATAGTGTGGTTGAGCTGCCGTAGCATCCGCCCACAcctaaagaaatccaagacgGCCCTGCAAACTTGATCACCCACAATGTTCcatgctttcttgaaaaagcaCGAGGAATATCCGTTTGGGCCGGGAGCTTTGTTGTCGCTAATGTGGAAGATGGCCTCCTTGACCTCCAACGGTGTGACTGCCCGACAAAGGTCCGCGGTCTGCTCGGGAGAGAGTATGGGGCCCCATTCAAACACACCATCATCGACAGGGAGGATTTGAGCCTCGGTGCCCAAGAGTGATGTGTAGTAGTCAACGAACTCTTGGGCAATATCCTCGGCGGTAGTGATAACAGTCTCATCCGCTCTAATGACTGCTCCGATGGAATTCCTAGCGACATTCCTCATCACCATGTTGTGGAAGAATTTGGTGTTGCGGTCCCCCTCTTTAAGATGGTGGATCTTGGCCTTCTGGTAGAAGAAATATCGTTCGGCCTCGGCAAGGAAAACGGCCTTCTTCCTAAGAGCACCCAAAGAGTCCCGTGGCGCCACATCTCCCGGATTGGATTCAAGTTGATTCTGGGCAACTTGCAGGGTAAGTTCAGCCTCTTTCGCCCTAAAGGAGATGTGGCTGTAGTGTTGCGTGTTGAAAGCCTTAAGCGCGCC
This window harbors:
- the LOC105179953 gene encoding uncharacterized protein LOC105179953, with protein sequence MWADHPDFLATVEARWNLSMDGTAQFSLCKRLKALKGALKAFNTQHYSHISFRAKEAELTLQVAQNQLESNPGDVAPRDSLGALRKKAVFLAEAERYFFYQKAKIHHLKEGDRNTKFFHNMVMRNVARNSIGAVIRADETVITTAEDIAQEFVDYYTSLLGTEAQILPVDDGVFEWGPILSPEQTADLCRAVTPLEVKEAIFHISDNKAPGPNGYSSCFFKKAWNIVGDQVCRAVLDFFRCGRMLRQLNHTIIALVPKSDHSTSVADYRLISCCNVIYNAITKIISDRLAPVLEHLIDRCQAAFVGGCNITDNIFLAQEMVRQYSRK